The Candidatus Hamiltonella defensa 5AT (Acyrthosiphon pisum) DNA window CTTTTTACAGATCAGCAAGCGCGGGCAGATGATACCTACGATGGTGACGATCGCCGCGGCTGGTGGGGTGATTTGGGCGAAGATTACCGTATAGGCTCCCGCTTATGGCTGATTTATCGTCAACGTTTATCCCGTGACACGGCCGGAGCCGTTATCAATCGCAAGGATGGGATCAAATACACCCTGAATAATTCTGTCACCATCGGGCTTGATGGCACTGCGTTAACGCCAGTCACCGCTGTTCTGGTCTCTCCGCTTGATGATCCTGCCGCGGGGGGCGCACTCGGTAATGCACCAGTGGGAACCGTACTGACGCTTGATAACAGTTATTCCGGTGTTGATTCACAGGTCACGCTGATGAATCCGGCTACTGGTGGTGCTAACGTTGAGACAGACGGGCCTTTACGAACCCGAATGCTTCTGGCTTATCAGGCATTACCGCAAGGCGGGAGCGAGACTGATTATGTGAATTGGGCGCTGGCGGTCTCGGGTGTTACGCGGACGTGGTGTGTGCGCCGTCTGATGGGCGTGGGAACGGTCGGAATATACATTATGTGTGATGGGGACGATCAGACCAACCACGGCTTTCCTGCTGGCACTGATGGCCTCTCACACTATGAAGACTGGGGGTCTTACGCAAAAGCCACCGGTGACCAGCTGCGCGTTGCTGATGCCATTTATCCGAATCAGACGATAACGGCTCTGGTTTACGTTGCTTCCCCGATCCCTAAAGTCATTGATTTTGCCATTACCGGCATCATCGAGCAGGAACAGGACCTGACCGCTGCCATTAGCACCGCGATTAACCTGGTATTTTTTACCCGAGGAGATCCTGCAGGGGAAGGTATTGTCACTCTGTCGTCAATTAACGCGGCGATCGCTTCTGCTCCGGGAACGGATGGGTTTTTGATGACCTATCCAACTCAGAATATAACGCTGGGCGTGGGCGAACTCCCGCAACTCGGAACGGTGACCATTACATGAACAGCCTATTCACTACGTCCGATTATCAATCGGCGTTACTGGCGCATTTGCCGCGCGGGCGCGTTTGGCAAACGGGGCCTGATAATCCACTCACCAAACTGTCCCAGGCGTTGGCCACGTCATTTCAACGAGTAGACGCCCAGCGCGATGAGTCTACTGACTGGGGGTTTCCCGGCCACGGCGCTGGAGTTGCTACCGGAATGGGAGGGGTCATTAGGTCTGCCGGATAATTGCACGATTAGCGAAACATATACCATTGAGCGCCGTCGCCAGGCGGTTGTATCCCGGCTGGTGGGCAAAGGATCACTCTCAAAACAGTGTTATATCAGTTTGGCCAAAACGCGAGGAGATGACATTACCATTGATGAGTTTCGTCAGGCTCGAGCAGGGTTTAGCGTATGTGGTGAGGCAATTAACGGGGATGACTGGCCATTTGTCTGTCGGGTTAACGCCCAGCAA harbors:
- a CDS encoding baseplate J/gp47 family protein — encoded protein: MSLFTDQQARADDTYDGDDRRGWWGDLGEDYRIGSRLWLIYRQRLSRDTAGAVINRKDGIKYTLNNSVTIGLDGTALTPVTAVLVSPLDDPAAGGALGNAPVGTVLTLDNSYSGVDSQVTLMNPATGGANVETDGPLRTRMLLAYQALPQGGSETDYVNWALAVSGVTRTWCVRRLMGVGTVGIYIMCDGDDQTNHGFPAGTDGLSHYEDWGSYAKATGDQLRVADAIYPNQTITALVYVASPIPKVIDFAITGIIEQEQDLTAAISTAINLVFFTRGDPAGEGIVTLSSINAAIASAPGTDGFLMTYPTQNITLGVGELPQLGTVTIT
- a CDS encoding YmfQ family protein yields the protein MSLLTGGFPATALELLPEWEGSLGLPDNCTISETYTIERRRQAVVSRLVGKGSLSKQCYISLAKTRGDDITIDEFRQARAGFSVCGEAINGDDWPFVCRVNAQQTTYVQAKCSVSYCGEPLATWGNKILDCTQNQLAPPFTVLLFGYH